A single window of bacterium DNA harbors:
- the pilM gene encoding type IV pilus assembly protein PilM, whose protein sequence is MALSAKKKGKARLPHLKEVIGVDFGTQSARLVGLARDKGGIGLTMIGTVYYPKQETGDPESFDSFAVAREISNFLESSEIKTRSVVACTPSRHAVIRILPFPEMPEDDLRNSIQYEVEQFATDESGEKLIDYSILREYQEDGKPKLEVLIVAIPRNTINPYLETLMNARLEVHGLNLAPFSTIKSLEYKSDLLYDGGNIVVFMGQYSSDVIILEDGNLKFIRNIKIGGSHIQQVFQEAMRMEEGQELDPAEIESLEVAPDNEIYVSQIIGEVAEDIERTVHFCKSQEQRSDIHIGKIILAGFGIWPKNLSELLSDKLRMPVLKANPFGYDHPVLTNVQPNEVCQSPSDYCAAFGLALEGLGE, encoded by the coding sequence ATGGCACTTTCAGCGAAGAAGAAGGGGAAGGCGCGGCTTCCGCATTTAAAGGAAGTGATTGGCGTCGATTTCGGTACCCAGTCCGCACGACTGGTCGGTCTCGCGCGCGACAAGGGCGGCATCGGCCTTACGATGATCGGAACCGTGTACTACCCGAAGCAGGAGACCGGCGATCCGGAAAGCTTTGACAGCTTCGCGGTCGCAAGGGAGATATCCAATTTCCTCGAAAGCTCCGAAATAAAAACGCGATCAGTTGTTGCATGCACGCCGTCGCGGCATGCCGTCATCCGGATTCTCCCGTTTCCCGAAATGCCCGAAGACGACCTGCGCAACAGCATCCAGTACGAGGTCGAGCAGTTCGCCACGGACGAATCCGGTGAAAAACTCATAGATTACTCGATTCTTAGGGAATATCAGGAAGATGGAAAGCCAAAGCTGGAAGTTCTGATAGTGGCGATTCCGAGAAACACGATCAATCCGTATCTCGAAACGCTGATGAACGCCAGGCTGGAAGTTCACGGTCTGAATCTTGCTCCATTCTCCACTATAAAGTCCCTGGAGTACAAGAGCGACCTGCTTTACGATGGCGGCAATATAGTGGTTTTTATGGGGCAATATTCAAGCGACGTGATAATTCTGGAAGACGGAAACCTCAAGTTCATTCGCAACATCAAGATCGGCGGCTCCCATATCCAGCAAGTCTTCCAGGAAGCGATGCGAATGGAAGAGGGGCAGGAGCTGGATCCGGCGGAAATCGAGTCGCTGGAGGTCGCGCCGGACAACGAGATTTACGTTTCCCAGATTATCGGCGAAGTCGCCGAAGACATAGAGCGCACCGTTCATTTTTGCAAATCGCAGGAGCAGCGGAGCGACATTCATATCGGCAAAATTATCTTGGCCGGATTCGGTATTTGGCCCAAGAATTTGAGCGAGCTGCTGTCAGACAAGCTCAGAATGCCTGTTTTAAAAGCGAATCCTTTCGGATACGATCATCCTGTACTGACGAACGTCCAGCCGAATGAGGTTTGCCAATCTCCATCAGATTATTGCGCCGCCTTTGGTCTCGCCTTGGAGGGGCTCGGTGAATGA
- a CDS encoding PilN domain-containing protein has protein sequence MSIRNIRLNLLPPEFRPAPTVTIFPIFFGLVVGLAVLFVIVTLLLTQSQIHSLTVKIDVTKQEIASLAPSVKEYDRISGEIAKVEKKKAMFNYLQNGFVDWPEFIRGISPLVPDDVWLYELRSETDKEKKNAGKITILGRTNSESILPVSHFMANIEATPMFRDVKYSSSQLSFINDLPVQDFQISVQVESRRDYIPPEPQKEESEPAKGGSANKPAGNDAAAKPGAT, from the coding sequence ATGAGCATTAGAAATATCAGGCTCAACCTGCTTCCGCCAGAGTTCAGGCCGGCGCCGACGGTTACGATTTTTCCAATCTTCTTCGGGCTGGTTGTAGGGCTGGCGGTTCTGTTCGTAATTGTTACGCTGCTTTTGACGCAGTCGCAAATCCACAGCCTGACGGTTAAAATTGACGTCACCAAGCAGGAGATTGCGTCACTTGCGCCGTCCGTGAAGGAATACGACCGTATTTCGGGCGAGATCGCCAAGGTCGAAAAAAAGAAGGCCATGTTCAATTACCTTCAGAACGGATTCGTTGACTGGCCGGAGTTTATTCGGGGTATTTCTCCACTGGTGCCGGATGACGTCTGGCTTTACGAGCTTAGGTCTGAAACCGATAAAGAAAAAAAGAACGCCGGAAAGATAACGATTTTGGGAAGAACCAACTCGGAATCGATTTTGCCGGTTTCGCACTTCATGGCAAACATTGAGGCTACGCCGATGTTCCGGGATGTGAAATACTCCAGTTCCCAGCTTTCGTTCATCAACGATTTGCCGGTACAGGATTTTCAAATTTCGGTACAGGTGGAATCCAGGCGCGACTATATTCCGCCCGAGCCGCAAAAGGAAGAAAGCGAGCCCGCCAAGGGCGGCTCCGCCAATAAACCCGCAGGAAACGATGCCGCCGCCAAACCCGGAGCCACTTAA
- a CDS encoding glycosyltransferase translates to MRILQFTGSFGDGKCGVGDYSFHLARAIARIGKNEVFTITATDSAEVARRHSLSADSECADFADLGDGLFVAGGRGFGFGLRSKLAELGAKSNPDVVLVQYPSKGYGWSLGIPFFDGIIRSLSARIGRKPPVFAVLHEYRDAHPARKAAVRRLARAASVLISPCREEAEAIAGATGKYPRIIPAGDVFSEEIDGESYSRLKAAVESAAGNKAKLAALLESETAEMKQVLPAQAREREALLEVLEWPQRNRFAMFTYGRIVPSKDPYVLLAALDLVKREIPEVKLVIATSTGSGRHQRIFEWHVEKLGLGRQVLFAGSHSAAALKFIAEKCALQVYTFRDGFTTKRSSLISALSFDTPILSQHWTGTPPPPFEYATPGDYRELAAKMIGILGMGEGERRGYENRQRDIQAGFRRQFDFKRIGELFIDEFAASLDG, encoded by the coding sequence CACAATCACCGCGACTGATTCCGCCGAGGTCGCGCGGCGCCATTCACTTTCGGCGGACTCGGAATGTGCCGATTTCGCGGATTTAGGCGACGGCCTTTTCGTAGCAGGCGGCCGCGGATTCGGGTTTGGATTGCGCTCCAAGCTCGCTGAGCTGGGAGCGAAATCCAATCCGGACGTGGTGCTCGTGCAGTATCCCAGCAAAGGGTACGGCTGGTCGCTTGGCATTCCGTTTTTTGACGGGATAATCCGTAGTTTGTCGGCTCGAATCGGCAGGAAGCCTCCCGTTTTCGCGGTCTTGCACGAATACCGCGATGCCCATCCGGCGCGCAAGGCGGCGGTGAGGAGGCTAGCTCGCGCCGCGAGCGTTTTGATTTCGCCGTGCCGCGAAGAGGCCGAGGCGATTGCAGGAGCAACGGGCAAATATCCAAGAATAATTCCGGCGGGAGATGTTTTTTCGGAGGAGATCGACGGCGAAAGTTATTCGCGGTTGAAGGCGGCGGTCGAATCGGCTGCCGGGAATAAAGCGAAGCTCGCCGCATTGCTCGAATCGGAAACGGCGGAAATGAAACAGGTGCTGCCTGCCCAAGCGCGCGAAAGGGAAGCGCTCCTGGAAGTTTTGGAATGGCCCCAGCGCAACCGTTTTGCGATGTTTACATACGGACGGATTGTTCCCTCGAAGGATCCATACGTTCTTCTTGCGGCGCTGGACTTGGTGAAAAGGGAAATTCCCGAAGTTAAGCTGGTGATTGCAACCTCAACCGGATCGGGTCGGCATCAGCGAATTTTCGAATGGCACGTCGAAAAATTGGGGCTCGGCAGGCAGGTTCTGTTCGCGGGTTCGCACAGTGCTGCAGCTTTGAAGTTTATCGCCGAAAAATGCGCGCTGCAGGTTTACACGTTCCGCGATGGATTCACAACAAAAAGAAGTTCACTCATCAGCGCGCTGTCGTTCGATACGCCGATACTTTCACAGCACTGGACGGGTACTCCACCGCCGCCATTCGAGTACGCGACGCCGGGCGACTATAGGGAACTGGCGGCCAAAATGATCGGCATTCTGGGCATGGGAGAAGGCGAAAGACGCGGCTACGAAAACAGACAGCGGGATATACAGGCAGGCTTCAGAAGGCAATTCGATTTCAAAAGGATCGGCGAGCTGTTCATTGACGAGTTCGCAGCATCACTGGACGGATGA